Proteins from a genomic interval of Colletotrichum higginsianum IMI 349063 chromosome 6, whole genome shotgun sequence:
- a CDS encoding IgE-binding protein → MLFKPLSLILVPVALVAAESFTLLAYTSGPFEDCTKSPEELTINARDGRFWIGALRPTTYCPDFSGANCPPGNTTVVDDLFRQLQISKPGGQRVYADPDGVISYTPGGDSAITAMPPGSNFNAFVKTPVKAPHIEGTHLLRFYTFGGDPAYSNIYACPDSKAGGLSYLRARWTSKPGAVWDSQCVALDGVLAVPSETKIGAYEYTRA, encoded by the exons ATGCTCTTCAAGCCACTCTCCCTCATCCTGGTCCCCGTGGccctggtcgccgccgagtcATTCACCCTGCTCGCCTACACCTCCGGGCCCTTCGAAGACTGCACAAAGAGCCCCGAAGAGCTGACCATCaacgcgcgcgacggccgCTTCTGGATCGGCGCCCTCCGGCCAACGACGTACTGCCCAGACTTCTCCGGCGCCAACTGCCCGCCCGGCAACACGACGGTCGTTGATGACTTGTTCAGACAGCTACAG ATCTCCAAGCCGGGTGGACAGAGAGTCTACGCTGACCCTGACGGTGTCATCTCCTACAcccccggcggcgacagcgccATCACGGCGATGCCGCCCGGTTCCAACTTCAACGCCTTTGTCAAGACACCCGTCAAGGCCCCCCACATCGAGGGGACCCATCTGCTGCGGTTCTACACGTTCGGCGGAGACCCCGCCTACTCCAACATCTATGCCTGCCCCGACAGCAAGGCGGGTGGGTTGTCGTATCTCAGGGCCCGGTGGACTTCGAAGCCGGGCGCGGTGTGGGACAGCCAGTGTGTCGCCTTGGATGGCGTGTTGGCCGTTCCGAGTGAGACCAAGATCGGGGCGTACGAGTACACCAGAGCTTGA
- a CDS encoding Sodium/hydrogen exchanger family protein, whose amino-acid sequence MSTTAAAAATPTPTGNRAPSQGGIFEGLDPSVYNPSDPIILFIIQATIVIALTRLLYWPLSKINEPKVIAEVIAGILLGPSVFGRIPGFTDAIFPANSMAPFRLVANIGLVLFLFLVGLEINLSFLVGNWRTAVSVATLDMAIPFGCGVGLAYGLYHEYSDDPGIAPISFGVFALFIGVAIAITAFPVLCRILTSLKLLNTTVGVIVLTSGITNDVVGWVLLALCVTLVNSGAGVTAVWILLVSVGFALFLAYAVRPCFMWVLRRTRSLENGPTQGVVALTLVMVLASAFFTSIIGVHSIFGAFMVGLMCPHEGGFAIKLTEKIEDLIATLFVPLFFALSGINTNLGLLDSGKTWGYVIAIILVAFFSKVVGGTAGARMNGLVWRESFTIGTLMSCKGLVELIVLNIGLQAKILSTRTFTMFVVMALVTTFATTPLVMWLYPPSYQQKLELWKRGKINWDGTPVVRHGADGEDEANERREPATKLLVYLRTDGLSSLLSTISLFTSGQGGGPDSRKAVVDDKPHRSGEKGLVEQPVHIPGDGDGGDDDENELPPRELLRIHGCRLVGLTERNSSVMKVSEIEEYAGHDPIIKAFGTSASTASRDVLVSGQIAVVPEDSYAGTLAAQAARLGSDLVLVPWSETGTVSELPSFYSATTRGNPITSGDFPSLVADVFEEARPVAAVATYIDATLLEKADEAAAAESSGGGGSARRARQQQQQQLTRTASGAVSVSEQQQDPSAARFFSAERRGRKLVRVLYTGAEDDLFAVRLGLQLAQNENLDVDVVDAADPDAEANMQFVRIRARIHGSVAGRVTFSKLDGAAGAAGKDTTTAAIVAGLFALQAGEKRPTTYVLGRSGTTQQQQQYQQQQSAGPNTLGDSSVVDPRKTLGPVAAEFISEVQKTGAANVSLLVVQAKRPAKDPNAMQRKTSVDSSRD is encoded by the exons ATGTCgaccacggcggcggcggcggcgacgcccacGCCGACGGGCAACCGAGCCCCCTCGCAGGGTGGCATCTTTGAAGGGCTGGACCCGTCCGTCTACAACCCGTCGGACCCCATCATCCTGTTCATCATCCAGGCG ACCATCGTTATAGCCCTGACGAGGCTGCTGTACTGGCCTCTGAGCAAGATCAACGAGCCAAAGGTCATTGCTGAAGTCATCGCC GGCATCCTGCTCGGCCCGTCCGTCTTCGGCCGCATCCCCGGCTTCACCGACGCCATCTTCCCCGCGAACTCGATGGCGCCCTTCCGGCTCGTCGCCAacatcggcctcgtcctgttcctgttcctcGTCGGGCTGGAGATCAACCTGTCgttcctcgtcggcaactGGCGGACGGCCGTGAGCGTCGCGACGCTCGACATGGCGATCCCCTTTGGCTGCGGCGTTGGGCTGGCCTACGGGCTGTACCACGAGTACAGCGACGACCCGGGCATCGCGCCCATCTCGTTTGGCGTCTTTGCGCTCTTTatcggcgtcgccatcgccatcacg GCATTCCCCGTGCTCTGCCGCATCCTGACGTCCCTCAAGCTCCTCAACACgaccgtcggcgtcatcgtgCTCACGTCGGGCATCAccaacgacgtcgtcggctgggTGCTCCTCGCGCTCTGCGTCACCCTCGTCAActcgggcgccggcgtcaccgCCGTCTGgatcctcctcgtctccgtcggcttcgccctcttcctcgcctaCGCCGTCCGCCCTTGCTTCATGTGGGTGCTCCGGCGCACGCGCAGCCTCGAGAACGGGCCGACGCAGGGGGTCGTGGCGCTGACGCTCGTCATGGTGctcgcctcggccttcttcaccTCCATCATCGGCGTCCACAGCATCTTTGGCGCCTTCATGGTCGGCCTCATGTGCCCGCACGAGGGCGGCTTCGCCATCAAGCTGACGGAGAAGATCGAGGACCTCATCGCCACCCTCTTCGTCCCGCTCTTCTTCGCGCTGTCCGGCATCAACACGAACCTGGGCCTGCTCGACAGCGGCAAGACGTGGGGGTacgtcatcgccatcatcctcgtcgccttcttctccaaggtcgtcggcggcaccgccggcgcccgcaTGAACGGCCTCGTGTGGCGCGAGTCCTTCACCATCGGCACCCTCATGTCCTGCAAGgggctcgtcgagctcatCGTGCTGAACATTGGCCTCCAGGCCAAGATCCTCAGCACGCGGACCTTCACCATGTTCGTCGTCATGGCGCTCGTCACCACCTTCGCCACGACGCCCCTCGTCATGTGGCTCTACCCGCCGTCCTACCAGCAGAAGCTCGAGCTGTGGAAGAGGGGCAAGATCAACTGGGACGGCACGCCCGTCGTCcggcacggcgccgacggcgaggacgaggccaacgagAGGAGGGAGCCCGCGACCAAGCTCCTGGTCTACCTCCGGACCGACGGCCTGTCGAGTCTGCTATCCACCATCTCCCTGTTCACGAGCGGGCAGGGGGGTGGTCCAGACTCGAGAAAAGCAGTCGTCGATGACAAGCCTCATCGGAGCGGAGAGAAAGGTCTCGTCGAGCAACCGGTGCACATCCCcggggacggcgacggcggcgacgacgacgagaacgaaCTACCACCGCGCGAACTCCTGCGCATCCACGGCTGCCGCCTGGTCGGACTGACGGAGCGCAACTCGTCCGTCATGAAGGTCTCGGAGATCGAGGAGTACGCCGGCCACGACCCCATCATCAAGGCCTTCGGCACGTCGGCCAGCACCGCCAGCAGGGACGTGCTCGTCTCGGGCCAGATCGCCGTGGTGCCCGAGGACTCGTACGCCGGCACGctcgcggcgcaggcggcgcgGCTCGGCAGCGACCTCGTCCTGGTGCCCTGGAGCGAGACCGGCACCGTCTCGGAGCTGCCGTCCTTCTACAGCGCGACGACGCGGGGGAACCCGATCACGAGCGGCGACTTCCCGAGCCTCGTGGCGGACGTGTTCGAGGAGGCCAGGCCCGTCGCGGCCGTGGCGACGTATATCGACGCGACGCTCCTCGAgaaggcggacgaggcggccgctGCGGAgtcctccggcggcggcggcagtgccAGGAGAGcgaggcagcagcagcagcagcagctgaCGAGGACCGCGTCGGGGGCCGTCAGCGTGtcggagcagcagcaggacccgtcggcggcgcggttTTTCTCGGCGGAGAGGCGCGGCAGGAAGCTGGTGCGCGTGCTCTAcacgggcgccgaggacgacctgTTCGCGGTGCGGCTCGGCCTGCAGCTCGCGCAGAACGAGAACCTCGACgtggacgtcgtcgacgccgccgacccggacgccgaggccaacaTGCAGTTCGTCCGGATCCGGGCCCGGATCCACGgctccgtcgccggccgcgtcACCTTCAGCAAGCTggacggtgccgccggcgccgccgggaAGGACACTACCACGGCGGCCATCGTTGCCGGGCTGTTTGCCCTGCAGGCCGGGGAGAAGCGGCCCACGACGTACGTCCTCGGCCGGTCCGGCAcgacgcagcagcagcagcagtaccagcagcagcagagcgCCGGGCCCAACACGCTCGGAGACTCGTCCGTCGTGGATCCGCGGAAGACGCTGGGGccggtcgccgccgagttcATCTCCGAGGTCCAGAAGACCGGCGCGGCCAACGTGAGTCTGCTGGTGGTGCAGGCGAAGCGGCCGGCCAAGGACCCGAACGCGATGCAGCGCAAGACGAGCGTGGATTCGAGCAGGGACTAG
- a CDS encoding Nuclear pore protein-like protein, producing MSPLPEQGTPALTEMDRRGDVVFVVGSAGDDTPARSFRVCSRTMARVSPVFDRMLFGHFAESKSAVAAAAADAVNAANSTDLLSFPGTPAAAAAPTAKEWTVHLRDDRPEAFDLFAGIAHGQYRRVPRSLSVDRLYELTVLTHYYDATPALTPWLQGWVAGVGEGSHNAEMSSGHVAGRDGELVMPKVLWIAWELGHKQLFEGTARRLVMESCGSLFGEESGLGELSMPPDVIERVAAIRIETIRSIMDVFRDLVSKLVLVDEGPRWCRHASYMGPHRCESMILGSLTFCLTRAGLWPVPAAEDVEESVLTLYSTLMNLVIHDIGRPSVDGRGGGGSSSSGVVVDHAECNPRGFLMERIKNILAEVGSPVSEGHRKHLDRQIQRLLV from the exons ATGTCGCCGCTTCCGGAACAAGGCACCCCGGCACTCACGGAGATGGATCGGAGGGgggacgtcgtcttcgtcgtcgggtccgccggcgacgacacaCCGGCCCGGAGCTTCCGCGTGTGTTCCCGGACCATGGCCCGCGTGTCGCCCGTGTTCGACCGGATGCTATTCGGTCATTTTGCGGAATCCAAGTCGgcggtcgccgccgcagccgccgacgccgtcaacgccgccaactCCACGGATCTCCTCTCGTTTCCCGGgacacccgccgccgccgccgccccgacGGCCAAGGAGTGGACTGTCCACCTGCGCGACGACCGGCCCGAGGCGTTCGACCTCTTCGCGGGCATCGCGCACGGCCAGTACCGGCGGGTGCCGCGCAGCCTGTCGGTGGACCGGCTGTACGAGCTGACGGTGCTGACGCACTACTACGACGCGACGCCGGCGCTGACGCCGTGGCTGCAGGGGTGGGTGGCGGGCGTCGGGGAGGGCAGCCACAACGCCGAGATGAGCAGCGGCCACGTCGCGGGGCGGGACGGGGAGCTGGTGATGCCCAAGGTGCTGTGGATCGCGTGGGAGCTGGGGCACAAGCAGCTGTTCGAGGGGACGGCGCggaggttggtgatggaGAGCTGCGGGAGCCTGTTTGGGGAGGAGAGCGGGCTCGGGGAGCTGAGCATGCCGCCGGATGTCATTG aACGCGTGGCGGCCATCCGCATCGAGACGATCCGGTCCATCATGGACGTGTTCCGCGACCTGGTGTCGAAGCTGGTgcttgtcgacgaggggCCGCGGTGGTGCCGGCACGCGTCGTACATGGGGCCGCACCGGTGCGAGAGCATGATCCTGGGGAGCCTGACGTTCTGCCTGACGCGGGCGGGGCTctggccggtgccggcggccgaggacgtcgaggagagCGTGCTGACGCTGTACTCGACGCTGATGAACCTCGTGATCCACGACATCGGGCGGCCGTCGGTGGACGGTaggggtggcggcggctcgtcgtcgtcgggggtggtggtggaccACGCCGAGTGTAACCCGCGCGGGTTCCTGATGGAGCGGATCAAGAACATCCTGGCCGAGGTGGGGAGTCCCGTGTCCGAGGGCCACCGGAAGCATCTGGACCGGCAGATTCAGAGACTGCTTGTTTGA
- a CDS encoding Trichothecene 3-o-acetyltransferase → MSNPPPPSGHNAPSLDTVIHTLSPFDQAAPRFKCLLRSFVFRLSKLPSDKEFAIIKYNILERLEAVMLEYPFLRGYTKCGPDGLMELVPGPQDKPGSNRFRRSCPRVLLTSEDYADDFCRIRHRDSYSGLTAASIRDSGFPPLPSRDANHNYFFQEGRQPAMTLQADFLTGQDTCYLILSFAVLCTLADNASLDLIYKTFGVGLPPGDRPFSCVELNPLNHRLDLSLYRPARPSTVNRIPEWKGRRMQRIRPENLSASPVNVIFAISSGSVDDLVYLVNEYLKGKSKLRMDHDICVAAWCWVAITEARVWRLDPRAETCFGISINCRSKLRPPLPVTFFGNMTLKAFARTTVGALVGLQPLPPCCDPARFHRTKSPVETIAAAALLLREAIDSLNHEYICRRLWALSGATVSAIRNVSRSSNRKTRSNNEGVQFIPLSDFAAEMDFGIPFTAGGGLPIHCRQPAGLQEGVVYLLPRNASNGSNAS, encoded by the exons ATGTCGAATCCCCCTCCACCGAGTGGGCACAACGCGCCCTCGCTCGATACGGTAATCCATACTCTCAGTCCTTTCGACCAGGCCG CACCTCGTTTCAAATGCCTCCTGAGATCGTTCGTTTTCCGCCTCTCCAAGCTCCCCAGCGACAAAGAGTTCGCGATTATAAAGTACAACATACTCGAAAGGCTCGAAGCCGTCATGCTGGAGTATCCGTTCTTGCGCGGCTACACCAAGTGCGGCCCAGATGGCCTGATGGAACTCGTTCCCGGGCCACAGGACAAGCCCGGTTCCAACCGATTTCGGCGGTCGTGTCCACGAGTCCTTTTGACGTCTGAGGATTACGCCGACGATTTTTGCAGAATCAGGCATCGAGATTCATATTCTGGCCTGACGGCAGCATCCATCCGGGATAGCGGTTTTCCGCCGTTGCCCTCGCGCGACGCAAACCACAACTACTTTTTTCAGGAAGGCAGACAGCCTGCCATGACCCTTCAGGCCGACTTTCTTACTGGGCAGGACACTTGTTATCTCATTCTTTCTTTTGCCGTCCTTTGTACCCTGGCCGACAATGCGTCTCTGGACTTGATCTACAAGACCTTCGGCGTAGGTCTACCCCCAGGTGACCGGCCCTTCTCTTGCGTAGAACTCAATCCGCTCAACCACCGGTTGGACCTCAGCCTGTACCGGCCCGCAAGACCCTCGACCGTCAATCGCATTCCCGAGTGGAAGGGCAGAAGGATGCAACGTATCAGACCAGAAAATCTCTCGGCAAGTCCTGTGAATGTCATCTTCGCCATATCATCCGGTTCCGTGGACGATCTGGTCTATCTGGTCAACGAATACCTCAAAGGAAAATCCAAGCTTAGAATGGATCACGATATTTGTGTGGCCGCCTGGTGCTGGGTTGCCATTACGGAAGCCAGGGTATGGCGACTCGACCCCAGGGCCGAGACATGCTTTGGCATTTCCATCAACTGCCGGTCAAAGCTgaggccgcccttgccggtAACCTTCTTTGGTAACATGACGCTCAAAGCATTCGCGAGGACCACCGTTGGGGCGTTGGTCGGGCTCCA ACCACTTCCGCCCTGCTGCGACCCAGCCCGATTCCACCGTACCAAGTCGCCGGTCGAAACCATCGCTGCAGCTGCGCTCTTGCTCCGCGAGGCCATCGATTCGCTCAACCACGAGTACATTTGTCGGCGACTCTGGGCCCTTTCAGGAGCTACAGTCAGTGCTATCAGAAACGTGAGCCGTTCTTCCAACCGAAAGACGCGCAGCAACAACGAGGGCGTCCAGTTCATCCCCCTTTCCGACTTCGCTGCCGAAATGGACTTTGGCATACCTTTCACCGCAGGTGGTGGCCTCCCAATACACTGTCGCCAACCAGCGGGCCTCCAGGAAGGAGTCGTCTACCTACTCCCCCGCAACGCGAGTAATGGGAGCAATGCGTCGTAG
- a CDS encoding Mitochondrial phosphate carrier protein, with protein MAAAKSPQTELPTFSPVDYAKFFGAGALAATLTHGAATPIDVVKTRIQVDDAMKGLNMLKAGRTIVAKEGASALLTGFGPTAVGYLVQGGGKFAGYEFFKKKFITLAGGPEKAVDRRTAIYLGASATAEVFADVLLCPLEATRIRLVSQRNYASGLVPGFARLAREEGFRGFYSGFVPLLFKQVPYAVGQFSVHEAAVEVIYRAMGPEKKAKMTQLQSTGVELASGVVAGVAAAVLSHPADTLLSAINKGAGDPNQGATSRMIQLAKEFGPKRLLLTGLGPRIVMTCGLVAGQFVIYAQCKTLVGAPAGIEIHKEQSL; from the exons atggccgccgcaaAATCACCACAAACGGAGCTGCCGACCTTCTCCCCCGTCGACTATGCAAAGTTCTTCggagccggcgccctcgcggcGACTCTCACCCACGGT GCCGCGACGCccatcgacgtcgtcaagacGCGCAtccaggtcgacgacgccatgaAGGGCCTCAACATGCTCAAGGCCGGCCgcaccatcgtcgccaaggaGGGCGCCTCCGCCCTGCTCACCGGCTTCGGCcccaccgccgtcggctacctcgtccagggcggcggcaagttCGCCGGCTACGAGTTCTTCAAGAAGAAGTTCATCACCCTCGCGGGCGGGcccgagaaggccgtcgacaGGCGCACCGCCATCTACCTCGGCGCCagcgccaccgccgaggtCTTCGCCGACGTCCTGCTCTGCCCCCTCGAGGCCACCCGCATCCGCCTCGTCTCCCAGCGCAACTACGCCTCCGGCCTCGTCCCCGGcttcgcccgcctcgcccgcgAGGAAGGCTTCCGCGGCTTCTACTCGGGCTTCGTGCCCCTGCTGTTCAAGCAGGTACCCTACGCCGTCGGCCAGTTCTCCGTccacgaggccgccgtcgaggtcatCTACCGCGCCATGGGccccgagaagaaggccaagatgACCCAGCTGCAGTCCACGGGCGTCGAGCTGGCctcgggcgtcgtcgccggtgtcgccgccgccgtgctgtCCCACCCGGCCGACACGCTGCTGTCCGCCATCAAcaagggcgccggcgaccccAACCAGGGCGCCACGAGCCGCATGATCCAGCTCGCCAAGGAGTTTGGTCCCAAGCGCCTGCTGCTCACGGGCCTGGGCCCCCGTATCGTCATGACCTGCGGTCTGGTCGCCGGCCAGTTTGTCATTTACGCGCAGTGCAAGACGCTGGTTGGTGCGCCGGCCGGCATTGAGATTCACAAGGAACAGTCTCTGTAG
- a CDS encoding Peptide-n4-(N-acetyl-beta-glucosaminyl)asparagine amidase a — protein sequence MSNSNRRLGGRGSNNALFLMALAIGSLADLVCGTQFQVQRPGDVRYQEPELEMPRPRKEHPLAHMGRLAYDMDAAAADDNPPSIAATTRTRTPLLETFQVAEPVLLPSGPAADEAVTVTLMDHQFANSYGNPFVGTYAPPRGLDFDHVVVNFTVEVRGRQFDRWGSAYLGDVNFFSTSTAEPTPRGITWTWTKDVTPYLSLWREPQTLLFQLDNVVNDVYTGLLNATLTATFFRSPVQTGGQPPADLILPVSRATAAVAARRKAGNPNTAAAAAAVVVAASAGYWTYPEEDATALLRFPRNVNRAVFSSSVKAQGEEEFWWSNAPQSAAAAFEPDVGTYPGYSPFREVQVLIDGRLAGVRWPFPVVYTGGVVPQLHRPVVGIDAFDLRDHEIDITPWLPLLCDGADHTIGLRVVGLVDDGEASARLSDTTESSWYLVGKVFLWLDDDEDSVTTGVVGGDDDDHDDDDDPKIEFSQTLTRNATGFNESLEYAVAVTRHFSITSQVTTQKGSGTASWSQRLSYSNAGGLYAHGHGAVNTFSTTGEETSGSPGWGGYKRTFSYPLHCNTTTFLLPQGNLTLWARLDQGLRLHVQGNTVYPTGLEAFRREGGAGWAGSVVATDRNGTANYSRYADNSVTSGAGRTRQVFRLRGLDGDGTYETPGTELYSRDVTAYNNTVVADKEVIADKVA from the coding sequence ATGTCTAACAGCAACCGGCGGCTAGGCGGGCGGGGTAGCAACAATGCTCTCTTCTTGATGGCCCTTGCGATCGGGTCCCTGGCGGACCTGGTGTGCGGCACGCAGTTCCAAGTTCAGCGTCCTGGTGATGTCCGATATCAGGAGCCGGAACTGGAGATGCCACGGCCTCGAAAGGAGCATCCCCTGGCGCACATGGGACGCCTGGCATACGAcatggacgccgccgccgccgacgacaacccTCCGTCCAtcgccgcgacgacgaggacgaggacgccgctGCTGGAAACGTTCCAGGTCGCCGAGCCGGTCCTCCTCCCGTccggccccgccgccgacgaggccgtcacgGTCACCCTCATGGACCACCAGTTCGCCAACAGCTACGGCAACCCCTTCGTCGGGACCTACGCGCCGCCCCGGGGCCTCGACTTCgaccacgtcgtcgtcaacttCACCGTCGAGGTCCGCGGCCGCCAGTTCGACCGCTGGGGCAGCGCctacctcggcgacgtcaacttcttctccacctccaccgccgAGCCCACGCCGCGCGGCATcacctggacctggaccaAGGACGTCACCCCTTACCTCTCGCTCTGGAGGGAGCCGCAGACCCTGCTCTTCCAGCTCGACAACGTCGTCAACGACGTCTACACCGGCCTCCTGAACGCCACCCTCACGGCCACCTTCTTCAGGAGCCCCGTGCAGACGGGAGGCCAGCCGCCCGCCGACCTCATCCTCCCcgtctcgagggcgacggcggcggtggcggcgcgaCGAAAGGCCGGGAACcccaacaccgccgccgccgccgccgccgtcgtcgtggccgccTCTGCCGGCTACTGGACGTACCCCGAGGAAGACGCCACCGCACTCCTCCGCTTCCCCCGCAACGTGAAccgcgccgtcttctcctcttccgtcAAGGCGCAGGGCGAAGAGGAGTTCTGGTGGTCCAACGCGCCGcagtccgccgccgccgccttcgaaCCGGACGTCGGCACCTACCCGGGCTACTCCCCGTTCCGCGAGGTCCAGGTCCtcatcgacggccgcctGGCGGGGGTGCGCTGGCCGTTCCCCGTCGTCTACACCGGTGGCGTCGTGCCCCAGCTGCACcggcccgtcgtcggcatcgacgccttCGACCTGCGCGACCACGAGATCGACATCACGCCctggctgccgctgctgtgCGACGGCGCGGACCACACCATCGGCCTCCGcgtcgtcgggctcgtcgacgacggggagGCCAGCGCGAGGCTGTCGGACACGACGGAGAGCAGCTGGTATCTCGTCGGCAAGGTGTTCCTctggctcgacgacgacgaggacagcgTCACGACGGGCGTCGTAGGtggggacgacgacgaccacgacgacgacgacgacccgaAGATCGAGTTCTCGCAGACGCTCACGCGCAACGCGACGGGCTTCAACGAGTCGCTCGAGTACGCCGTCGCGGTGACGCGGCACTTCTCCATCACCTCGCAAGTGACGACGCAGAAGGGGAGCGGCACGGCGTCCTGGAGCCAGCGCCTGTCGTACtccaacgccggcggcctctacgcccacggccacggcgccgtcaaCACCTTCTCGACGACCGGCGAGGAGACGTCCGGGAGCCCCGGCTGGGGGGGCTACAAGAGGACCTTCTCGTACCCGCTGCACTGCAACACCACGACGTTCCTCCTCCCGCAGGGCAACCTGACGCTCTGGGCCCGGCTCGACCAGGGCTTGAGGCTCCACGTCCAGGGTAACACCGTCTACCCGACGGGCCTCGAGGCGTTCCGGAGAGAGGGCGGGGCGGGATGGgccggcagcgtcgtcgccacGGACAGGAACGGCACGGCGAACTACTCCCGGTACGCGGACAACTCGGTCACGTCGGGCGCGGGACGGACGCGCCAGGTTTTCCGGCTCCGcgggctcgacggcgacggcacgtACGAGACGCCGGGGACGGAGCTGTACTCGCGGGACGTCACCGCGTACAACAACACCGTCGTGGCCGACAAAGAGGTTATCGCGGACAAGGTTGCCTGA
- a CDS encoding C6 finger domain-containing protein translates to MSRSRSGCLTCKRRHRKCDETRPDCLQCLGQGVECGGYRTILRWGSGIASRGRFAGAPAPVDAVAVDAPKPPKRKRTTSAPDRTAGESESPGVSSEYSSPSSFLPTSRNHGIGTSASAHPGSSAAGPRPTDRTGLRPEPELPPSQTLSPGRTEQDRRLFEEFNETTVFLLYSGRRDDGFRDELRRLAQRSEALCSILLATHLYVSSPASPPPLFEEYYVRGLSLFRKQLESSDGTVNVGVMHAGLCICTLNLFQSAPWSIHLELMTTVYGLGGALHGSPVLADPDAQFSLEIMALMDMPTFVRGRSTLTLGIWSRVRQAQHLWQDDAGSPPAERWRRGGVELVSGLPRSLLDIFSTVEDASSEAAFLAWPGEVGEVPQVHLWEAYRLAGVLTGRQLRRRRRRRSTGGGGGIGGGGGGGATAEDVAPSPPEMVSIPPTDVLLCRLVAAVDALCDTRGRPEHAQSLAVNSLTYPYVAARLEVAALLRHPDWLRHLRRAADVCQPYGRTANALHIAEMLDEAWALRDDEYDIDEGSRRRNVEVALF, encoded by the exons ATGTCGCGAAGCAGAAGCGGCTGTCTGACCTGCAAGCGCCGCCACCGCAAGTGCGACGAGACGCGGCCCGACTGCCTCCAGTGCCTCGGCCAGGGGGTCGAGTGCGGGGGGTACCGGACCATCCTGCGATGGGGCTCCGGCATCGCGTCGCGGGGCCGCTTTGCcggcgcgccggcgcccgtTGATGCTGTCGCTGTCGATGCGCCGAAGCCACCGAAGCGGAAgaggacgacctcggcgccggacCGAACGGCCGGGGAGAGCGAAAGCCCTGGCGTGTCCTCCGAGTACAGCTCCCCGAGCTCATTTCTTCCCACCAGTCGCAATCATGGCATCGGCACGTCGGCTTCTGCGCATCCCGGGTCGTCCGCGGCCGGCCCGAGACCGACGGACCGGACTGGGCTGAGGCCGGAACCGGAGCTGCCACCAAGCCAAACCCTCTCGCCAGGTCGTACAGAGCAGGATCGTCGTCTTTTTGAAGAGT TCAACGAAACCACCGTCTTTCTTCTCTACTCGGGTCGCCGGGACGACGGGTTCAGGGACGAGCTCCGCCGCCTGGCACAGAGATCCGAGGCCCTCTGCTCCATCCTGCTGGCGACGCACCTCTACGTCTCCAGCCCggccagcccgccgccgttgttCGAGGAGTACTACGTCCGCGGGCTCTCGCTGTTCCGCAAGCAACTGGAATCGTCCGACGGGACGGTGAACGTGGGCGTCATGCACGCCGGGCTCTGTATCTGCACTCTCAAC CTTTTCCAGAGCGCGCCCTGGTCCATCCACCTCGAGCTAATGACCACCGTctacggcctcggcggcgccctgcACGGCTCGCCCGTCCTCGCGGACCCGGACGCGCAGTTCTCCCTGGAGATCATGGCGCTGATGGACATGCCGACCTTCGTCCGTGGCCGCTCGACGCTGACGCTGGGCATCTGGAGTCGCGTCCGCCAGGCGCAGCATCTGTGGCAGGACGACGCCGGATCCCCGCCGGCCgagaggtggaggaggggcggcgtcgagctcgtctcCGGCCTGCCGCGGTCCCTTCTCGACATCTTCTCgaccgtcgaggacgcgTCCTCCGAGGCGGCGTTCCTGGCCTGGccgggcgaggtcggcgaggtgCCGCAGGTTCACCTGTGGGAGGCGTACCGTCTCGCGGGCGTCCTCACGGGCCGCCAgctgagaaggaggagaaggaggaggagcacgggtggcggtggtggcatcggcggcggcggcggcggcggcgcgacggCGGAAGACGTCGCCCCTTCTCCGCCGGAGATGGTGTCTATACCGCCGACAGACGTTCTCCTCTGCCGCCTCGTGGCCGCCGTGGACGCGCTCTGCGACACGCGCGGCCGGCCCGAGCACGCCCAATCCCTCGCCGTCAACTCGCTGACCTACCCGTACGTGGCCGCCCggctcgaggtcgccgcgCTGCTTCGCCACCCCGACTGGCTGCGCCATCTCCGCCGGGCGGCCGACGTGTGCCAGCCGTACGGGAGGACGGCGAACGCCCTCCACATCGCGGagatgctcgacgaggcctgGGCGCTGCGGGACGACGAGTACGACATCGACGAGGGTTCCCGGAGGAGGAacgtcgaggtcgccctTTTCTGA